A portion of the Punica granatum isolate Tunisia-2019 chromosome 7, ASM765513v2, whole genome shotgun sequence genome contains these proteins:
- the LOC116215443 gene encoding serpin-ZX-like, with protein MTSDKDQFIGTYEGFKVLWLDYEQGGDLDRSLSTCFFLPDEWDGLRGLMEKACSDPEFLKYHVPYNKVPVGQFRIPKFKILSKFDDLTDHLHNLGVPKRCLLEVAENELISVSRIIQKAFVEINKEGTEAAAVTAMVGRAGCAMDFSPPKYVDFVADHPFMLVI; from the coding sequence ATGACCAGCGACAAGGACCAGTTTATCGGCACGTATGAGGGGTTCAAAGTCCTTTGGCTTGACTACGAGCAGGGTGGTGATCTAGACCGCAGTCTCTCCACGTGCTTCTTTCTTCCAGATGAATGGGACGGGCTGCGCGGTCTAATGGAAAAGGCCTGCTCTGACCCTGAATTCTTAAAATACCATGTTCCTTATAACAAGGTGCCTGTGGGCCAATTCCGGATCCCCAAATTCAAGATCTTGTCAAAGTTTGATGATTTAACTGATCACCTACATAATCTGGGTGTGCCAAAGCGATGCTTGTTAGAGGTGGCGGAGAATGAACTCATCTCTGTTTCAAGAATAATCCAGAAGGCCTTTGTCGAGATTAACAAAGAGGGCACAGAAGCTGCTGCTGTTACCGCTATGGTTGGCCGAGCTGGTTGTGCGATGGATTTTAGTCCGCCTAAATATGTGGACTTTGTCGCGGACCACCCATTCATGCTTGTGATCTGA
- the LOC116213228 gene encoding serpin-ZX-like has translation MSQVGNRNSSAVKRARTNGGQGKDDWTCPSCGNVNFPYRKTCNRRNCTKSRPADRSRSGTNWARPHAAIHREMLGMASKRAMPRVAIDAEMQGMARNQVEIAMRLSWEAFSGTRQSAVFSPLSIQLVLGMVAAGMRESERENLLQFLGGRSTETLSRFASEVVERVFEDSSPVGGPKLSVAYGAWIERTMTLKPAFKRMVEEEYKAAAKLVDFKNKPSEVVNQVNKWVKKETNGLIDRVVSPRDITTLTMLVLANALYFKGAWVEKFD, from the exons ATGTCTCAG GTTGGTAACAGAAACTCTTCAGCTGTCAAACGAGCCAGAACCAATG GTGGCCAAGGGAAAGATGATTGGACTTGCCCCAGCTGTGGCAATGTCAATTTCCCATACAGAAAAACCTGTAACAGGCGAAATTGCACAAAATCGAGGCCAGCTGACCGTAGTCGG TCCGGCACAAACTGGGCAAGGCCGCATGCAGCGATCCACAGGGAAATGCTGGGGATGGCCTCCAAGAGGGCAATGCCGCGGGTGGCGATCGACGCAGAGATGCAGGGGATGGCCAGGAACCAAGTCGAAATCGCGATGAGGCTGTCGTGGGAAGCCTTCTCAGGGACCCGCCAATCAGCGGTATTCTCACCTCTCTCGATTCAGTTGGTTCTTGGAATGGTGGCAGCAGGGATGCGGGAATCCGAAAGGGAAAACCTGCTGCAGTTTCTTGGAGGTAGGTCCACCGAGACACTAAGTAGGTTCGCCTCGGAGGTGGTCGAGCGTGTGTTTGAGGACAGCAGCCCAGTGGGAGGGCCGAAGCTCTCTGTGGCATACGGGGCTTGGATAGAGAGGACGATGACTCTGAAACCTGCATTCAAGCGCATGGTGGAAGAAGAATACAAGGCTGCTGCTAAACTCGTCGATTTCAAGAATAAGCCTAGTGAAGTGGTAAATCAGGTGAACAAATGGGTAAAGAAGGAGACAAATGGACTCATCGATAGAGTTGTCAGCCCCCGTGACATCACCACATTAACCATGCTCGTGTTAGCGAATGCCCTGTACTTCAAGGGAGCTTGGGTCGAGAAGTTTGATTAA
- the LOC116213321 gene encoding exocyst complex component EXO70A1-like — MASRLVDDSAVGNLELARTDLKALLLASKKADRSLEKMDLRFGQIDEALSTASRRVAPLQSQAIANKALDTRINRAITPALALLDSFRVFESLQDRLLDLSSKLSSDSSPRKRLRQLLRYVGSVEKLNEAIDSIARDGGPAVQKLQEVVEFLSRTKATDQFRTHRLRETMVTLKALYETEVDAMRFEGLLDEALLNLQDEFESMLMQLKHQNIGEISNGEEQTGGEVASHLDLGTEQEIEVLSMISETLTGNDCLDICIDIFVKVRYRRAAKALMKLNPEYLKTYSPEEIDEMEWENLETAIALWIQHFELALKIVFVAEKKLCSQVLGGIMEGLIWPECFVKIADKIMAVFFRFGEGVARSKKEPQKLFKLLDMFNSLEKLKPEFSSIFDGEAGADICTRFRELEKLLVHASSKVFWEFGLQIEGNSEGSAAPQNGSVPKLVRYAINYLKYLASHNYNAPMAQVLRTEQIWRQGILSKQESDENLLKDAILNVMEALQRNVESKRSQYRDKILAHVFAMNTYWYIYMRTRNTELGRLLGDQYMKRQNKVVAEESAYMYQKQAWGPLMRLLEREDNLNMKRPIREAARGKMEAFLKGFEEISQMHRSSYIIPEADLREQIKEATLKLVIPAYADFIDSYASVLEGTSYVTPESLEGLLGQIFDGGDRREVDGSKLKRRDSRDSRRLGGNPVGPMERDVKDYRRSRSNASEL; from the exons ATGGCTTCCAGATTGGTGGACGATTCTGCAGTAGGAAACCTCGAGCTAGCACGGACCGACCTGAAAGCCCTCCTCCTGGCTTCGAAGAAAGCCGACAGGAGCCTTGAGAAGATGGACCTGCGGTTTGGCCAGATCGATGAGGCTCTCTCGACCGCCTCTAGGCGGGTTGCCCCACTGCAGTCCCAAGCAATAGCCAACAAAGCCCTGGACACCCGTATAAACCGCGCCATCACCCCAGCCCTGGCCCTCCTTGACAGCTTTCGAGTGTTCGAGTCCCTCCAGGACCGGCTCCTCGACCTCTCCTCGAAGCTCTCCTCCGACAGCTCCCCTAGGAAGCGGCTCAGGCAGCTTCTCAGGTATGTGGGCTCCGTCGAAAAGCTCAACGAGGCCATAGACTCGATTGCCAGAGATGGCGGGCCAGCTGTTCAGAAGTTGCAGGAGGTGGTGGAGTTCCTGAGCAGGACCAAGGCCACAGACCAGTTCCGGACCCATCGGCTTCGGGAGACAATGGTCACCCTCAAGGCACTGTATGAGACAGAAGTTGACGCAATGAGATTTGAGGGGCTGCTGGATGAGGCTCTCCTTAACCTGCAGGACGAGTTCGAGAGTATGCTGATGCAGCTGAAGCATCAGAACATAGGGGAAATTAGTAATGGCGAGGAGCAGACAGGGGGAGAGGTTGCTTCCCATTTGGATCTTGGTACCGAGCAGGAGATCGAGGTCCTGAGTATGATCTCGGAGACGCTTACAGGGAATGATTGTTTGGATATTTGCATCGATATCTTCGTGAAG GTAAGATACAGGAGGGCAGCAAAGGCCCTGATGAAGTTAAACCCTGAGTACCTGAAGACGTACTCTCCCGAAGAGATCGATGAGATGGAATGGGAAAACCTGGAGACGGCAATAGCCCTGTGGATCCAACACTTTGAGCTCGCTCTAAAGATCGTGTTCGTGGCAGAGAAGAAGCTCTGCAGCCAAGTCCTGGGAGGGATCATGGAAGGACTAATTTGGCCTGAATGCTTTGTGAAGATTGCTGACAAGATCATGGCGGTCTTCTTCCGATTTGGGGAGGGAGTAGCGAGGAGCAAGAAGGAGCCCCAGAAGCTGTTCAAGCTACTGGACATGTTCAATTCCCTGGAGAAGCTCAAGCCGGAGTTCTCGTCCATCTTTGATGGTGAAGCCGGGGCCGATATATGCACCCGGTTCAGAGAGCTCGAGAAGCTCCTCGTCCACGCATCGAGCAAGGTCTTCTGGGAGTTTGGGCTCCAAATCGAGGGCAACTCTGAAGGTTCTGCGGCCCCACAGAACGGCTCGGTCCCAAAGCTTGTGAGATATGCCATTAACTATCTGAAGTATCTGGCATCGCACAATTACAATGCCCCTATGGCGCAAGTACTACGCACTGAGCAGATATGGAGGCAGGGGATCTTATCAAAACAGGAAAGCGATGAAAATCTACTCAAGGATGCAATTTTGAATGTCATGGAAGCCCTCCAGAGGAACGTGGAGTCGAAGAGGTCGCAGTACCGGGACAAGATACTGGCCCACGTGTTCGCGATGAACACATATTG GTACATCTACATGAGGACACGAAACACAGAGCTCGGGAGGCTGCTCGGGGACCAGTACATGAAGAGGCAGAACAAGGTTGTTGCCGAGGAGTCGGCATACATGTATCAGAAGCAGGCCTGGGGCCCGCTCATGAGGCTACTGGAGAGGGAAGACAACCTCAACATGAAGAGGCCAATCCGGGAGGCTGCCCGAGGCAAAATGGAGGCATTTCTGAAGGGCTTCGAGGAGATCTCACAGATGCACCGCAGCTCTTACATCATCCCAGAGGCCGACCTGAGAGAGCAGATTAAGGAGGCGACCTTAAAGCTGGTGATCCCTGCATATGCCGACTTCATAGATTCATATGCTTCGGTGCTGGAGGGGACCTCGTATGTTACTCCTGAGTCATTAGAGGGGCTGCTAGGTCAGATCTTTGATGGGGGTGATCGCCGCGAGGTGGATGGCAGTAAGTTGAAGCGTCGTGATTCGAGGGACTCCAGGAGGCTCGGAGGGAACCCGGTGGGTCCCATGGAACGCGACGTCAAGGACTACAGACGGTCTAGATCCAATGCCAGTGAACTTTGA
- the LOC116215484 gene encoding F-box protein At3g12350: protein MDSSSHAIPFGEFPEDVQLCILSFLSLPEIAAFACTSKRSLSLCSGGSRLWHALCDRRWGSKTLISRWGEGKISFRLLYRTLNEWDSLIGFWRRSGHPRPSSTAASPPQLVFFEWGPKFLAGSRVSPSQNGTYGVVKSPFLWLSLSPSGEAVNFLDPNEKSSGFPSEEAVREGDFIPVNVSFMGASHLVVEENVQGFGSSRFGFRRSSSSVNLTNDEEEVNGVDTNGLPGSLPDQYMSEMYQYFANRTSPGGNGSSRRQRRREKERQGRRKWEPEHFIKIVNCSPTTSRPLQGLWKGIAQDSKLDFYLVTYDDIGGIACRRVGDSSAERFSGCPLVFWTSNSNYIKPPFPPKELFFYDNRVHPRAGDPGCYLAENEAETVSHILHINSSFDLLIPDMADNAPVNPRHVEGRIWQYENGTFGFGFLRDNFIVDLKHIAQDGQLLDVEEPDKD from the exons ATGGATTCGAGCTCGCACGCGATTCCCTTCGGGGAGTTCCCGGAGGACGTCCAGCTCTGCATCCTCTCCTTCCTCTCGCTCCCGGAGATCGCCGCCTTCGCCTGCACCTCGAAGCGCTCCCTCTCCCTCTGCAGCGGCGGCAGCCGGCTATGGCACGCCCTCTGCGACCGCCGCTGGGGCTCCAAGACCCTCATCTCCCGATGGGGCGAGGGCAAGATCTCCTTCAGGCTCCTCTACCGGACCCTCAATGAGTGGGACAGCCTTATCGGGTTCTGGCGCCGCAGCGGCCACCCCAGGCCGTCCTCCACCGCCGCCTCCCCGCCACAGCTCGTGTTCTTCGAGTGGGGACCCAAGTTCCTCGCCGGCTCGAGGGTCTCCCCCTCCCAGAATGGCACCTACGGCGTCGTCAAGTCGCCGTTCCTGTGGTTGTCCCTCTCCCCGAGCGGCGAGGCTGTGAACTTCCTCGACCCAAATGAGAAAAGTAGCGGCTTTCCATCTGAGGAAGCAGTCCGAGAGGGGGATTTTATTCCCGTGAATGTTAGTTTCATGGGGGCCTCGCATTTGGTGGTGGAAGAGAATGTGCAAGGGTTCGGGAGCAGTAGGTTCGGGTTCCGGAGGAGTTCGAGCTCGGTAAATTTGACCAACGATGAAGAGGAGGTCAATGGAGTAGATACTAATGGGCTGCCGGGGAGCTTGCCTGATCAGTACATGTCGGAGATGTACCAGTACTTCGCCAACCGGACGAGCCCGGGAGGAAACGGGTCTTCAAGGAGGCagaggaggagggagaaggAGAGGCAGGGGAGGAGGAAATGGGAGCCCGAGCACTTCATTAAGATCGTGAATTGCTCGCCCACAACTTCTCGGCCATTGCAGGGGCTGTGGAAG GGAATCGCACAGGACTCAAAGTTGGACTTCTACCTTGTGACATACGATGATATAGGAGGCATTGCCTGCAGGAGGGTTGGAGATTCTTCGGCGGAACGGTTCTCAGGCTGCCCTCTTGTCTTCTGGACATCAAACTCAAACTATATAAAGCCCCCCTTTCCTCCCAAGGAGTTGTTCTTTTACGATAATCGTGTGCACCCTCGAGCTGGAGATCCCGGCTGCTATTTAGCAGAAAATGAGGCTGAAACAGTCTCCCACATACTCCATATCAACTCGAGTTTTGATCTATTGATTCCTGATATGGCCGACAACGCTCCTGTTAATCCCAGGCATGTGGAGGGGAGGATATGGCAGTACGAGAACGGGACTTTTGGTTTCGGGTTTCTGAGGGACA